Part of the Leptolyngbya sp. BL0902 genome, CTTTCAACTGCCCCCATACTGTTCGCAGATGTAGCTTGCTTCCCGCAGGGTATCCGATTGAGACCGAATGGCATCAACTCAAAGCCCATGAGATGCGAGGTGCGATGTTTGAAGACACCTATGACTTAGCGATGGGTGTGATGACTGGATTGAACCGTCGCGGAGCCCAAGCAGGCTACACACTCAAACGCTTTAGTTTTGCCTCAAATCGTCAAGCCAATCCTAAATTCCTCATGGTCTAGCAGGACTACGTTTATTTAGGGCCATCTACTTACCAACTCGCTGCATTCACATAACCCACTGAATAACCAACAGGAGAAAACCCATGCTGGGCTTTGATCGGATTACCTTTGATCCAAAAATTATGGCTGGGCAAGCCTGTATTCGTGGAATGCGGGTTCCAGTTTCCTTAGTGTTGAACCTAGTCACCAATGGTCAGACCGTAGAGGCCATTATTGAAGACTATCCCTACCTAGAACTTGAAGATATTCAGTAATCTTTGCAGTATGCCGCTTGGCTGGCCTCTGACCGAATTTATTGGGCTGAGGGTGCCTAATGAGATTTCTAGCTGATATGGGTATTTTACCCTGCACTACATCTCACCCTAGCCTAAAAATATCCCAGAGTTCTGACGTGGTTGGCGATGAATATTGGCATCGCTCCACTTGGAACCCTGGGATATGGCGTGACCCAAGACGCTGGGTTAGACAGTGGTGATGTCCTTTTCTTTGATGGCTAGGAGATCATCCAGCTTAGCGATGTATTTATCGGTGAGCTTTTGGATTTCGTCCTGATAGTCGCGGGATTCGTCTTCAGAAATCTCGCTGGCTTTCTCTAGCTTTTTGATGCCGTCGATGCCGTTGCGGCGCTGGTTGCGGATGGAGACCCGGCCTTCTTCAGCGATTTTGTTGGCGGTTTTAACAAATTCCTGCCGCCGCTCGGTGGTGAGGGGGGGAATATTCAGCCGAATCACCTTGCCGTCGTTGTTGGGGGTGAGGCCCACGTCAGACATGGAAATCGCCCGTTCGATGGCGGTTAGAGTGCTGCCGTCGTAGGGCTGAATCATCAGGGTGCTGGCGTCGGGGATGGAGATGTTGGACATCTGCTTGAGGGGGGTGGCCACGCCGTAATATTCCACTTCAATCCGGTCTAGCAGGGAGGCATTGGCCCGCCCGGTGCGGATGGTGTTGAAGTTGCGCTGGGTGGCCTCGGTGGCCTTCTGCATTTGGTCTTCAATTTCAAGCAAAATATCGTCAGCTGACATCACAAGCCTCTCCTACAATCGTGCCAATGGGTTCACCCGTTAGCGCCCGTTTAATGTTACCAGGCACTGACAGGTCAAATACCATGATAGGGATGTTGTTGTCCTTGCACAGGGCAATGGCGGTGCTATCCATCACCTTGAGGTCGTGCTGGAGCACATGGCCATAGGTGAGGGTGCGATAACGTTTCGCCTCCGGGTTAATTTTAGGATCAGCGTCGTAAACACCGTCAACCTTGGTGGCCTTGAACACCACTTCGGCGTTGATTTCGGCGGCGCGGAGGGCGGCGGTGGTGTCGGTGGTAAAGAAGGGATTGCCGGAACCCGCCCCAAAAATAACCACCCGGTTTTTCTCCAGGTGGCGAATGGCGCGGCGGCGAATGTAGGGTTCGGCCACTTCCTGCATGGCGATGGCCGTTTGGACGCGGGTGGGCACGCCCTTGCGTTCGAGGGAATCTTGCAGGGTCATGGCGTTCATCACCGTGGCGATCATGCCGATGTAGTCCGCCGTGGCCCGATCCATCCCCGCCGCCGAACCCATGATGCCGCGAAAGATGTTGCCTGCGCCCACCACAATGGCGATTTCAATGCCCTCTTCCACCACCTCGGCAATTTCAGCAGTGATGGCTTCTACCACGTTGGGGTCAATGCCGTAGGCGAGATCGCCCATCAGGGCTTCGCCGCTCAGTTTGAGTAAGACTCGCTTATAGGGATTCGTCATAGGAGGTCGGTGTAGGTGAGGTTCGTGAGGTCTAGAAAGTCCCACACCACTATACCGAGTGCTAGGGTCAGTGACTCACAAACCCCAAAGCAAAACCCTCATCTTTCCAGTTCCCAGCTTCCGATTCCCGCTTCCTGACTTCTGACTCCCTATATTCCCTATTCCCCACTGCCAACTCCCCTAAAGATTTCATGGAACTTCCCAGGCTCCGGCCAAAATCAAGCTAGGCTACCTACAGCTTTGCAGGGCCAGCCCTCCCGTGGCCGCCGCTGCCATTCGGTCTATATCTCTGGGGTGCATCCATGACTGAGCCAACCATTTCCATCCTGCCGGACAAAACGGCCCTCGTGCAGTATGCCCTAGGGCGTTCGGTAGACATCATTCAGCAGGCCATTGCCGACCACGGCTATTGCACCCTGGCGCTGGCGGGGGGCAGCACCCCCAAACCCCTCTACGAAGGATTAGCCCAGCAGGATTTGCCCTGGGACAAGCTCTACATTTTTTGGGGCGATGAGCGCTATGTGCCTGTGGATCATCCCGATAGCAACGCAGGCATGGCGAAGCAGGCTTGGTTAGACCAGGTGCCCATTCCGGCGGATCACATCCACATCACCCCCACCGCCGAGGGCGATCCGGCCCAGTCGGCCCAGGGCTATGAGGATATGCTTAAAGCGGCGTTTGCCCCGTTGCAACCCCTGTCTGGGGCGGGCTTTCCTCGGTTTGACCTGATCTGGCTGGGCATGGGCGACGATGGCCACACCGCGTCCCTGTTTCCCCACACAGCGGCCCTAGAGGAGGCAGAACGCTGGATTACTGTGGGCGACAAGGACGGCGAACCTCGGATTACCTTCACGGCCTCGCTGATTAACCACAGCCGTCGGGTGATGGTGGTGGCGGCGGGGGCCAGCAAGCAGCCTGCCCTGGCCCAGGTGTTTTCGGCCACGGCAGCGGACGCCGACTACCCCATTCGCCTGGTGCGGCCCACCGGAACCCTAGAGTGGCTCCTAGATGCCGAGGCTGTGGGTAATTTGGCCTTGCCAGACGCGCAGCGCATCACCCCCTAGGGGCTGGGGGCACCGCCGGGGAATGAACCTTTTTATCTTTTCTGCCCTCGGTTGCAGTCACAGTGCGCGAAGTTCTGAAGACTCCCCTATGATTAGTGTCTATAAGCTAGAATCTCAAGCCAGTTAATGTGATTACCCTTTCCCTGCTCCATCCCCTGCATAAAACCCCGGTACAGCACTGGCCTTTTGACCAGGAAACCGTGATCCGGGTGGGTCGATCTAGCGATAACAATGTGATTCTCTACAGTGCGGTGGTGTCGCGGCACCACGTGGAAATTCTTCGTACCGAAAATGGCTGGCGCATCAAAAACATTGGCACCAATGGCACCTATGTGGACGGCAAGCGCATCGACGAAATTCCCGTGGAGGATGGAATCATCATTCGGCTAGCCCGATCTGGCCCCAACATCCAAATCCACACCACCCCCGAAAAGCGCGACCCGCTGAAGGAACTGCTCAACAGTCGGCGACGGGAGGACAGCCACAGCCCCGACGATCTCCATCCCATCCCCACCGCCCTCGATGCCGACGATATGCCCCACCAGGCAACCCTGATTGGCGAGGACAAAGACGGCCTCACCCCCTAGTGTTCTCTCCGGCACTGGAAAGATCGGTGTCGATAGCCGTTCCCTGTTCCCCGTTTGCTCCTGGCGAGGTGCCCATGGTGAGAAGCGATCAAATCTACGTGATGCGCCCCCTAGCAAGTATTCAGGGGGTCTACCAACACCACGGCATCGACTGCGGCGATGGCACCGTTATCCACTACCGCAAACTGGGAGACGACGCCCAAATCGAGCGCACCAGCCTAGAGATGTTTTCTTGGGGCAACCCCATTCGGCGGGTGTATCACGCCGCGATGGATCCCGAAGATGTAGTGATGCAACGGGCCGAAAGTCGCCTTGGAGAACGCCAGTATGATTTGTTCTTCAACAACTGCGAACACTTTGCCACCTGGTGCAAAATAGGCCGTTCCGAAAGCGCCCAACTTGCCGCCTTTGGCCTTGATCGAGACCGGGTAGCAAGCCCTCTATTTCATCGCTGGGCCGAACGCACCAGCCAACACCAAACCCCAGAACAGGCGCTCATTCTGTTCCATAGGGCCATGGGCGACATTGCCGTGGCCTACCAATCCGCCCTCACCCAGCAGCAGACCCTTCAGCAAGAGATGGATACCTGGCAAAAGGTGGCCGAACGGGCCTTATCTCAACAGCGCGAAGACCTCGCTAGAGCCGCCCTCCATCGCAAAGTCACGGCCCAGCGCCAAGTGGATGACCTCACCCAACAACTGCGCGACTTGGTGGGGGTAGAACTATCGCTTCAGCAAAGCCGGGAGATGGCTGAGGGGAGAGGCTTGTAGGGAAACCGGGAAGCAGCGCCTGCATGGGGGTGCGGTTGAGCCGTGGGGAAGGCAAGCGGCTTAGCTGAGGATTGAAGGCCGAACTGGGTTGCCTCACAATCCGAAAAATTCGCCCTATCATGGTTTCCCGGTGCGCCTAGGCCCAGATGGGGCCGTTGCCACCGTTGCTGAGACGAGTTGGGGGGGGTGAAGCGCTTGATTTTTCCTAGGATGCGGCGCTGGTGGTGGGTGATGGTGCTGGCGGCGGTGGTCGTCTCGGTTCAGGGTTGGGGCTTCCGTCCGGCCTTGGCGCAATTACCTAATCCGCTGGGAGGAGCTGGGGGCAATGGCCCACCCCTGGGGGTGCAGCGCATTGGGGTGCTGGAGGCAACAACCGTTGTGCTAGACGGCAACAATCTGTTTGACATTGCCTCTCCGGTGGTGTTTAACCGCAGTGAACCGGGGGAACTGGTACCCGTAGAGGTGCGGGCGCGGCAGATTGAAACCCACCTCAACCAAGTGGTGAGCCAAACCCTGCAATACCTCAGCTTGAATCCAGAGATGGGAATGCCGGAAGCAGACATTCGGGCGCTGATTCAGGTCAATATTCAGGAAATGAACAAGCTGCCCGTGCTGTTTGCCACCGTGGGCAATCTGCCCGACCCCAGGGGCCTGCTAACGGTGATTGATAGCGATGCCCAGTACCACGGCCTAGCCAAGATGGAACTGGCGGCCATCTGGCAGGAAATTTTGGAAGAAAGCCTGCAAGATGCCCTGGTCAGTCGGTTGCCCGGTGCCCTGCAAATGCGGCTGCGGCGGACGGGGGTGATTGGGCTGGTGGCCCTATTGATCACCCTGGCCCTGGCAGGCATTTGGCAGGCGTTGGGCTGGCGCAAGCGTGATTTGGAACAACGCAAGGCCGACGAAGTCAGCGGTCTGGCTCCACCGATGCCGTCCGGTCAGATCTCAGTAGCAGCGTCTCCTGGGCCACGGTCTCGCCCTGTTCCCTGGCCCCACGCCCTTTCGGTGGATCATCGGCTGCAACTGGTGGCCTTTCTGCGCTGGCTGATGTTTTGGGGCATGGCCTTTGTGTGGATTATGGCCCTCGCCAGTGTGCTGTACCAGTTTCCCCAAACCCGCCGCTATGCCTCTGGGCTGTTTTCCACCCCGGCCCTGCTGCTGCTGACTTGGTTTGTGGTGGGGTTGCTCAATCGCCTCGCTAACCTTGCCATTGACCGCATTGCTAGCGCCTGGGAAAAGAACGAACTGGGCAGCGTGGAAAATATCCAGCAAAAGTCGATGCGAATTTCCACCATTACCCGCGCCGCCAAGGGGTTTAAGACCACGGTGATCTACATCCTGGCGCTGCTGTGGGTGTTGCAGGTGCTGCGGCTGGCCCCGGCCTCGCTGCTGGCGGTGGGGGCGTTGGCGGCTTTGGCTCTGTCCTTTGCGGCCCAAAATTTGGTGAAGGACTTGGTGAACGGCTTTCTGATTTTGATGGAGGATCAGTACGCCATTGG contains:
- a CDS encoding DUF433 domain-containing protein, producing MLGFDRITFDPKIMAGQACIRGMRVPVSLVLNLVTNGQTVEAIIEDYPYLELEDIQ
- the frr gene encoding ribosome recycling factor, producing the protein MSADDILLEIEDQMQKATEATQRNFNTIRTGRANASLLDRIEVEYYGVATPLKQMSNISIPDASTLMIQPYDGSTLTAIERAISMSDVGLTPNNDGKVIRLNIPPLTTERRQEFVKTANKIAEEGRVSIRNQRRNGIDGIKKLEKASEISEDESRDYQDEIQKLTDKYIAKLDDLLAIKEKDITTV
- the pyrH gene encoding UMP kinase — encoded protein: MTNPYKRVLLKLSGEALMGDLAYGIDPNVVEAITAEIAEVVEEGIEIAIVVGAGNIFRGIMGSAAGMDRATADYIGMIATVMNAMTLQDSLERKGVPTRVQTAIAMQEVAEPYIRRRAIRHLEKNRVVIFGAGSGNPFFTTDTTAALRAAEINAEVVFKATKVDGVYDADPKINPEAKRYRTLTYGHVLQHDLKVMDSTAIALCKDNNIPIMVFDLSVPGNIKRALTGEPIGTIVGEACDVS
- the pgl gene encoding 6-phosphogluconolactonase, which encodes MTEPTISILPDKTALVQYALGRSVDIIQQAIADHGYCTLALAGGSTPKPLYEGLAQQDLPWDKLYIFWGDERYVPVDHPDSNAGMAKQAWLDQVPIPADHIHITPTAEGDPAQSAQGYEDMLKAAFAPLQPLSGAGFPRFDLIWLGMGDDGHTASLFPHTAALEEAERWITVGDKDGEPRITFTASLINHSRRVMVVAAGASKQPALAQVFSATAADADYPIRLVRPTGTLEWLLDAEAVGNLALPDAQRITP
- a CDS encoding FHA domain-containing protein, with the translated sequence MITLSLLHPLHKTPVQHWPFDQETVIRVGRSSDNNVILYSAVVSRHHVEILRTENGWRIKNIGTNGTYVDGKRIDEIPVEDGIIIRLARSGPNIQIHTTPEKRDPLKELLNSRRREDSHSPDDLHPIPTALDADDMPHQATLIGEDKDGLTP
- a CDS encoding lecithin retinol acyltransferase family protein; the encoded protein is MVRSDQIYVMRPLASIQGVYQHHGIDCGDGTVIHYRKLGDDAQIERTSLEMFSWGNPIRRVYHAAMDPEDVVMQRAESRLGERQYDLFFNNCEHFATWCKIGRSESAQLAAFGLDRDRVASPLFHRWAERTSQHQTPEQALILFHRAMGDIAVAYQSALTQQQTLQQEMDTWQKVAERALSQQREDLARAALHRKVTAQRQVDDLTQQLRDLVGVELSLQQSREMAEGRGL
- a CDS encoding mechanosensitive ion channel family protein; the encoded protein is MKRLIFPRMRRWWWVMVLAAVVVSVQGWGFRPALAQLPNPLGGAGGNGPPLGVQRIGVLEATTVVLDGNNLFDIASPVVFNRSEPGELVPVEVRARQIETHLNQVVSQTLQYLSLNPEMGMPEADIRALIQVNIQEMNKLPVLFATVGNLPDPRGLLTVIDSDAQYHGLAKMELAAIWQEILEESLQDALVSRLPGALQMRLRRTGVIGLVALLITLALAGIWQALGWRKRDLEQRKADEVSGLAPPMPSGQISVAASPGPRSRPVPWPHALSVDHRLQLVAFLRWLMFWGMAFVWIMALASVLYQFPQTRRYASGLFSTPALLLLTWFVVGLLNRLANLAIDRIASAWEKNELGSVENIQQKSMRISTITRAAKGFKTTVIYILALLWVLQVLRLAPASLLAVGALAALALSFAAQNLVKDLVNGFLILMEDQYAIGDLVSTGQVTGIVENLNLRITQIRGEDGRLVTLPNSLISQVENLSRTWSRATLKIDVAYGTDVDHALAVVRQTAQKMGQDPTWGYAILDATEMLGVEAMSHAGLTLLLWIRTRPLKQFLVAREFRRRLRIAFEQEGIAIGVPQQVWRGDHPLEPLTDASRADSWERSPRPAGPDRP